The following proteins come from a genomic window of Sorghum bicolor cultivar BTx623 chromosome 3, Sorghum_bicolor_NCBIv3, whole genome shotgun sequence:
- the LOC8060303 gene encoding squamosa promoter-binding-like protein 1 isoform X2, translated as MEASFLWKESGDQASAARMTGGNKNKSLNWDLNDWRWDANLFLATPAAAAAPSECSIRELSRAQGEIDFGVVVDKRRRLSPEEDGSAGCSNSAVADGDNNHVVSVQRARSSEEEEEERPRKGASSSTTPSCQVDGCHADLSGARDYHKRHKVCEAHTRTTVVCIKNVEHRFCQQCSRFHLLQEFDEGKKSCRSRLAKHNGRRRKVQPQAAVNGNSMNENQSLSSALFLLLKQLSGLESGSSSEQINHPNSLVNILKNLTAIASTQSYQDILKNANSNSIPSNAANNAANGSIMHEQTIRSTPIGRESLAEPPVKRRVQDFDLNDACIEEAESRTDKIVFKLFGKEPKDFPVDLREQIQNWLSHYPTDMESYIRPGCVILTIYLRLPNWMWDELDDDPASWIEKLISLSNDGFWRKGWLYARVQDCLTLSCNGSLMFASPWQPVIGDKHQRLCVTPIAVACSSSVKFSVQGFNIVQPTTKLLCVFGENYLIQEETQMLLEDSTMQQGPQCLTFSCSFPCTSGRGFIEVEDYDQSSLSVPFVVTDNDVCSEIRTLEHGLNLISFDETPERIDDLMAYRSRSLHFLHEIGWLLQRSHVRATSEQPQYCPDRFPVARFKWLLSFAIDHEWCAVVRKLLNTMFQGDIDLDVPSPVEFALGENLLLTAVKKCSKPLVECLLRYTTTNYAPVGSGDGAPVQFLFTPAMTGLSNITPLHIAATISDATGVLDALTDDPQQLGIKAWKNARDATGFTPEEYARQRGHVSYIQMVQDKIDRRMSRDHVLVTIPTTIDAVGKHASGLKSADQITFGVEKQLNINETSSCRQCVQQVQQFAFQPRTNRFLSNRPAMLSLVAIAAVCVCVGLLMKSPPQVACMRPFLWDNVRWGPN; from the exons ATGGAAGCTAGTTTCCTGTGGAAAGAGAGCGGCGACCAAGCCAGTGCGGCGAGAATGACCGgtgggaacaagaacaagagccTCAACTGGGATTTGAACGACTGGAGGTGGGACGCCAACCTGTTCCTGGCCAcaccggcggccgccgccgcgccgtccGAGTGCAGCATCAGGGAGCTGAGCCGAGCTCAGGGGGAGATCGATTTCGGCGTCGTCGTTGACAAGAGGCGGCGCCTGTcgccagaggaggacggcaGCGCCGGCTGCAGCAATTCTGCGGTAGCAGATGGAGACAACAATCACGTGGTGTCTGTTCAGAGAGCGCGGAGcagtgaggaggaggaggaggagaggcccaGGAAAGGTGCCAGTTCGAGCACCACTCCGTCTTGCCAGGTTGACGGCTGCCACGCCGATCTCAGCGGTGCCAGGGACTACCATAAGAGGCACAAGGTGTGTGAAGCGCATACCAGGACGACTGTGGTCTGCATCAAGAATGTAGAGCATCGGTTCTGTCAGCAGTGCAGCAG GTTTCACCTTCTTCAAGAATTTGATGAAGGGAAGAAGAGCTGCCGCTCACGTCTAGCAAAACATAATGGAAGGAGAAGGAAAGTTCAACCACAAGCTGCTGTGAATGGGAATTCCATGAATGAAAATCAATCCCTAAGTAGCGCCTTATTCCTTCTGTTAAAACAACTTTCCGGGCTAGAGT CTGGTAGCTCTTCTGAGCAAATCAATCATCCTAATTCTTTGGTTAACATTTTGAAGAACCTTACTGCTATTGCTAGCACACAGTCATATCAAGATATTCTAAAGAATGCAAATTCAAATTCAATACCGTCAAATGCTGCTAATAATGCTGCAAATGGTTCTATCATGCATGAGCAAACTATACGGTCAACTCCTATCGGGAGGGAATCATTAGCAG AGCCTCCAGTGAAAAGGCGAGTACAGGATTTTGATTTGAATGATGCTTGCATTGAAGAAGCTGAG AGCCGAACAGATAAAATTGTGTTCAAGCTCTTTGGAAAAGAGCCGAAAGATTTTCCTGTAGATCTACGGGAACAG ATCCAAAACTGGTTGTCACATTATCCAACTGATATGGAAAGCTATATTAGGCCTGGCTGTGTTATTCTAACTATTTACCTTCGCCTCCCTAATTGGATGTGGGATGAG CTTGATGATGATCCAGCTTCTTGGATAGAAAAGCTTATTAGCTTATCCAATGATGGAttttggagaaaaggatggttgtaTGCTAGGGTACAGGACTGCCTAACACTGAGTTGCAATG GTAGTCTTATGTTTGCATCTCCCTGGCAACCGGTAATTGGTGACAAGCATCAGAGACTGTGTGTAACTCCTATTGcagttgcttgttcttcatctgtAAAATTCTCCGTGCAAGGTTTCAATATAGTTCAGCCAACCACAAA ATTACTTTGTGTGTTTGGTGAAAACTATTTAATTCAAGAAGAGACACAAATGCTACTTGAAGATTCAACTATGCAGCAAGGCCCTCAATGCCTAACCTTCTCATGTTCCTTTCCTTGTACAAGTGGAAGAGGATTCATAGAG GTTGAAGATTATGATCAAAGCAGCCTTTCTGTTCCCTTTGTTGTCACCGACAATGATGTATGTTCTGAAATTCGGACGTTGGAGCATGGATTGAATTTAATTTCATTTGATGAAACCCCGGAAAGAATAGATGATCTTATGGCTTATCGCAGTCGGTCGTTACATTTTTTGCATGAAATCGGCTGGCTCCTTCAAAGGAGCCACGTGCGAGCTACATCTGAGCAGCCACAGTATTGTCCAGACCGTTTCCCTGTTGCAAGATTTAAATGGCTGTTATCCTTTGCAATTGATCATGAATGGTGTGCTGTTGTAAGGAAGCTTCTGAACACCATGTTCCAGGGTGATATTGATCTAGATGTGCCATCACCAGTTGAATTTGCCTTGGGAGAAAATCTGTTGCTTACTGCTGTCAAAAAATGCTCAAAGCCTTTAGTTGAATGTCTATTAAGATACACAACAACAAATTATGCTCCAGTGGGCAGTGGAGACGGTGCTCCAGTTCAGTTCTTGTTCACTCCTGCGATGACTGGACTGTCAAATATTACACCTCTTCATATTGCAGCCACAATCAGTGATGCTACTGGTGTTTTAGATGCTTTAACTGATGATCCTCAGCAG TTGGGAATCAAAGCGTGGAAGAATGCTCGTGATGCCACTGGCTTCACTCCTGAGGAATATGCTCGACAGAGAGGCCACGTATCCTATATTCAAATGGTACAGGACAAAATTGACAGAAGGATGAGCAGAGATCATGTCTTGGTTACCATCCCCACCACAATTGATGCTGTCGGAAAGCATGCTAGCGGATTGAAGTCTGCCGATCAAATCACATTTGGTGTGGAGAAACAACTAAACATCAACGAAACATCGAGCTGCAGACAATGTGTCCAGCAGGTTCAGCAGTTTGCATTCCAACCCCGTACAAATAGGTTTTTGTCTAATAGGCCTGCGATGCTTTCCTTGGTCGCCATTGCTGCCGTCTGTGTCTGTGTAGGATTGCTCATGAAGAGCCCGCCACAAGTTGCTTGTATGAGGCCTTTCCTCTGGGACAATGTACGTTGGGGCCCCAATTGA
- the LOC8060303 gene encoding squamosa promoter-binding-like protein 1 isoform X1, protein MEASFLWKESGDQASAARMTGGNKNKSLNWDLNDWRWDANLFLATPAAAAAPSECSIRELSRAQGEIDFGVVVDKRRRLSPEEDGSAGCSNSAVADGDNNHVVSVQRARSSEEEEEERPRKGASSSTTPSCQVDGCHADLSGARDYHKRHKVCEAHTRTTVVCIKNVEHRFCQQCSRFHLLQEFDEGKKSCRSRLAKHNGRRRKVQPQAAVNGNSMNENQSLSSALFLLLKQLSGLESGSSSEQINHPNSLVNILKNLTAIASTQSYQDILKNANSNSIPSNAANNAANGSIMHEQTIRSTPIGRESLAEEPPVKRRVQDFDLNDACIEEAESRTDKIVFKLFGKEPKDFPVDLREQIQNWLSHYPTDMESYIRPGCVILTIYLRLPNWMWDELDDDPASWIEKLISLSNDGFWRKGWLYARVQDCLTLSCNGSLMFASPWQPVIGDKHQRLCVTPIAVACSSSVKFSVQGFNIVQPTTKLLCVFGENYLIQEETQMLLEDSTMQQGPQCLTFSCSFPCTSGRGFIEVEDYDQSSLSVPFVVTDNDVCSEIRTLEHGLNLISFDETPERIDDLMAYRSRSLHFLHEIGWLLQRSHVRATSEQPQYCPDRFPVARFKWLLSFAIDHEWCAVVRKLLNTMFQGDIDLDVPSPVEFALGENLLLTAVKKCSKPLVECLLRYTTTNYAPVGSGDGAPVQFLFTPAMTGLSNITPLHIAATISDATGVLDALTDDPQQLGIKAWKNARDATGFTPEEYARQRGHVSYIQMVQDKIDRRMSRDHVLVTIPTTIDAVGKHASGLKSADQITFGVEKQLNINETSSCRQCVQQVQQFAFQPRTNRFLSNRPAMLSLVAIAAVCVCVGLLMKSPPQVACMRPFLWDNVRWGPN, encoded by the exons ATGGAAGCTAGTTTCCTGTGGAAAGAGAGCGGCGACCAAGCCAGTGCGGCGAGAATGACCGgtgggaacaagaacaagagccTCAACTGGGATTTGAACGACTGGAGGTGGGACGCCAACCTGTTCCTGGCCAcaccggcggccgccgccgcgccgtccGAGTGCAGCATCAGGGAGCTGAGCCGAGCTCAGGGGGAGATCGATTTCGGCGTCGTCGTTGACAAGAGGCGGCGCCTGTcgccagaggaggacggcaGCGCCGGCTGCAGCAATTCTGCGGTAGCAGATGGAGACAACAATCACGTGGTGTCTGTTCAGAGAGCGCGGAGcagtgaggaggaggaggaggagaggcccaGGAAAGGTGCCAGTTCGAGCACCACTCCGTCTTGCCAGGTTGACGGCTGCCACGCCGATCTCAGCGGTGCCAGGGACTACCATAAGAGGCACAAGGTGTGTGAAGCGCATACCAGGACGACTGTGGTCTGCATCAAGAATGTAGAGCATCGGTTCTGTCAGCAGTGCAGCAG GTTTCACCTTCTTCAAGAATTTGATGAAGGGAAGAAGAGCTGCCGCTCACGTCTAGCAAAACATAATGGAAGGAGAAGGAAAGTTCAACCACAAGCTGCTGTGAATGGGAATTCCATGAATGAAAATCAATCCCTAAGTAGCGCCTTATTCCTTCTGTTAAAACAACTTTCCGGGCTAGAGT CTGGTAGCTCTTCTGAGCAAATCAATCATCCTAATTCTTTGGTTAACATTTTGAAGAACCTTACTGCTATTGCTAGCACACAGTCATATCAAGATATTCTAAAGAATGCAAATTCAAATTCAATACCGTCAAATGCTGCTAATAATGCTGCAAATGGTTCTATCATGCATGAGCAAACTATACGGTCAACTCCTATCGGGAGGGAATCATTAGCAG AAGAGCCTCCAGTGAAAAGGCGAGTACAGGATTTTGATTTGAATGATGCTTGCATTGAAGAAGCTGAG AGCCGAACAGATAAAATTGTGTTCAAGCTCTTTGGAAAAGAGCCGAAAGATTTTCCTGTAGATCTACGGGAACAG ATCCAAAACTGGTTGTCACATTATCCAACTGATATGGAAAGCTATATTAGGCCTGGCTGTGTTATTCTAACTATTTACCTTCGCCTCCCTAATTGGATGTGGGATGAG CTTGATGATGATCCAGCTTCTTGGATAGAAAAGCTTATTAGCTTATCCAATGATGGAttttggagaaaaggatggttgtaTGCTAGGGTACAGGACTGCCTAACACTGAGTTGCAATG GTAGTCTTATGTTTGCATCTCCCTGGCAACCGGTAATTGGTGACAAGCATCAGAGACTGTGTGTAACTCCTATTGcagttgcttgttcttcatctgtAAAATTCTCCGTGCAAGGTTTCAATATAGTTCAGCCAACCACAAA ATTACTTTGTGTGTTTGGTGAAAACTATTTAATTCAAGAAGAGACACAAATGCTACTTGAAGATTCAACTATGCAGCAAGGCCCTCAATGCCTAACCTTCTCATGTTCCTTTCCTTGTACAAGTGGAAGAGGATTCATAGAG GTTGAAGATTATGATCAAAGCAGCCTTTCTGTTCCCTTTGTTGTCACCGACAATGATGTATGTTCTGAAATTCGGACGTTGGAGCATGGATTGAATTTAATTTCATTTGATGAAACCCCGGAAAGAATAGATGATCTTATGGCTTATCGCAGTCGGTCGTTACATTTTTTGCATGAAATCGGCTGGCTCCTTCAAAGGAGCCACGTGCGAGCTACATCTGAGCAGCCACAGTATTGTCCAGACCGTTTCCCTGTTGCAAGATTTAAATGGCTGTTATCCTTTGCAATTGATCATGAATGGTGTGCTGTTGTAAGGAAGCTTCTGAACACCATGTTCCAGGGTGATATTGATCTAGATGTGCCATCACCAGTTGAATTTGCCTTGGGAGAAAATCTGTTGCTTACTGCTGTCAAAAAATGCTCAAAGCCTTTAGTTGAATGTCTATTAAGATACACAACAACAAATTATGCTCCAGTGGGCAGTGGAGACGGTGCTCCAGTTCAGTTCTTGTTCACTCCTGCGATGACTGGACTGTCAAATATTACACCTCTTCATATTGCAGCCACAATCAGTGATGCTACTGGTGTTTTAGATGCTTTAACTGATGATCCTCAGCAG TTGGGAATCAAAGCGTGGAAGAATGCTCGTGATGCCACTGGCTTCACTCCTGAGGAATATGCTCGACAGAGAGGCCACGTATCCTATATTCAAATGGTACAGGACAAAATTGACAGAAGGATGAGCAGAGATCATGTCTTGGTTACCATCCCCACCACAATTGATGCTGTCGGAAAGCATGCTAGCGGATTGAAGTCTGCCGATCAAATCACATTTGGTGTGGAGAAACAACTAAACATCAACGAAACATCGAGCTGCAGACAATGTGTCCAGCAGGTTCAGCAGTTTGCATTCCAACCCCGTACAAATAGGTTTTTGTCTAATAGGCCTGCGATGCTTTCCTTGGTCGCCATTGCTGCCGTCTGTGTCTGTGTAGGATTGCTCATGAAGAGCCCGCCACAAGTTGCTTGTATGAGGCCTTTCCTCTGGGACAATGTACGTTGGGGCCCCAATTGA
- the LOC8060304 gene encoding S-adenosylmethionine synthase 4 — protein MAELDTFLFTSESVNEGHPDKLCDQISDAVLDACLAEDPDSKVACETCTKTNMVMVFGEITTKANVDYEKIVRDTCRGIGFVSNDVGLDADHCKVLVNIEQQSPDIAQGVHGHFTKRPEEIGAGDQGHMFGYATDETPEMMPLSHVLATKLGARLTEVRKNGTCPWLRPDGKTQVTVEYHNDNGAMVPIRVHTVLISTQHDETVTNDEIAADLKEHVIKPVIPEQYLDEKTIFHLNPSGRFVIGGPHGDAGLTGRKIIIDTYGGWGAHGGGAFSGKDPTKVDRSGAYIARQAAKSIVASGLARRCIVQVSYAIGVPEPLSVFVDTYGTGKIPDKEILKIVLENFDLRPGMIIIDLDLKRGGNGRYLKTAAYGHFGRDDPDFTWELVKPLKWENPSA, from the coding sequence ATGGCTGAACTTGACACGTTCCTTTTCACATCTGAGTCCGTCAATGAAGGCCATCCTGATAAGCTCTGTGACCAGATATCTGATGCAGTGCTTGATGCATGCCTCGCTGAAGACCCTGACAGCAAGGTTGCTTGTGAGACCTGCACCAAGACTAACATGGTCATGGTCTTTGGTGAGATCACTACCAAAGCCAATGTCGACTATGAGAAGATTGTCAGGGATACCTGCCGTGGGATTGGCTTTGTGTCCAATGATGTAGGGCTGGATGCTGACCACTGCAAGGTGCTTGTCAACATTGAACAGCAGTCACCTGATATTGCACAGGGTGTTCATGGTCACTTCACCAAGCGTCCTGAGGAGATTGGTGCTGGTGACCAGGGGCACATGTTTGGATATGCAACTGACGAGACCCCTGAAATGATGCCCCTGAGCCATGTTCTTGCAACCAAGCTTGGTGCTCGCCTAACCGAGGTCCGCAAGAATGGGACCTGCCCATGGCTGAGGCCTGATGGGAAGACCCAGGTGACTGTTGAGTACCATAACGACAATGGTGCTATGGTCCCTATTCGTGTCCACACTGTGCTCATCTCTACCCAGCATGACGAGACTGTTACCAATGACGAAATTGCTGCTGATCTGAAGGAACACGTCATTAAGCCTGTCATTCCAGAGCAGTACCTTGATGAGAAGACCATTTTCCATCTCAATCCATCAGGTCGCTTTGTCATTGGTGGACCTCATGGTGATGCGGGTCTTACTGGCAGGAAGATCATCATTGACACTTATGGAGGCTGGGGTGCCCACGGTGGTGGCGCTTTCTCTGGTAAGGACCCAACCAAGGTTGACCGCAGTGGAGCCTATATTGCAAGGCAGGCGGCAAAGAGCATTGTGGCCAGTGGTCTTGCCCGCCGTTGCATTGTCCAGGTGTCATATGCCATTGGTGTGCCTGAACCGCTATCAGTGTTTGTTGACACATATGGGACAGGCAAGATCCCTGACAAGGAGATCCTGAAGATTGTGCTGGAGAACTTTGACTTAAGGCCAGGGATGATCATCATCGACCTTGACCTGAAGAGAGGCGGGAATGGCCGTTATCTCAAGACGGCGGCATATGGGCACTTTGGCAGGGATGATCCGGACTTCACCTGGGAGCTTGTGAAGCCCCTCAAGTGGGAGAATCCTTCTGCCTGA